The Chryseobacterium nakagawai genome has a segment encoding these proteins:
- a CDS encoding bacteriocin-like protein, which yields MKNSKKIKREHLKSINGGGIGNCYENCPEGPYGPNEAKSCGDFYGLPECCKKRVLVSMDCFDRY from the coding sequence ATGAAAAATTCAAAAAAAATTAAAAGAGAACATTTAAAATCAATTAATGGTGGTGGAATAGGGAATTGTTATGAAAATTGTCCTGAAGGACCTTATGGTCCTAATGAAGCTAAATCATGCGGAGACTTTTATGGGCTGCCGGAGTGCTGTAAAAAAAGAGTACTGGTAAGTATGGACTGTTTTGACCGTTATTAA
- the thrA gene encoding bifunctional aspartate kinase/homoserine dehydrogenase I, translating to MKILKFGGTSVANSQNILLVENIIKKESSKDNIVVIVSALHGVTDLLINAAEYAAVKNEDYLQLLKNAEEKHMTLVKELIPVLEQSSLLSFVKKHFNDLEDLYAGIFVLGELTPRIKDKIASYGEFLSSSIIAARLQHQELDCLWMNVSELIKTDSTFTHAKVNFSASESNIKNYINKHQNRILIGPGFIASDEKGHTTTLGRGGSDYTAAIIAAAIQAEELQIWTDVSGMMTADPRLASYAKPIAEISYHEAMELSHFGAKVIYPPSIQPVMVKNITLKIKNTFDPEAQGTLVSHNLEISENEKHEVAVGISNLSHIALLTLEGSGMIGIPGISAKLFQCLSQEKINVILITQGSSEHSITIAIHEKDRLTAENTINASFADDINLKRVTPVTIETGLSIVALVGENMKSRSGVSAKMFGCLGNNGINIRTIAQGSSERNISVVIAEKDTRKAVNVLHEEFFESAIKQIHLYICGTGNVGTKLIQQIYNQNQYLRENHFINLRIAGLSNSRKMIFADKGLSEEEYINWNESGIEASAQKFAEEIIARNVRNSVFVDITASSEIPEVYEDLLKRSINIVACNKIAASSAFKTYVTLKNTARNHNCNFHFETNVGAGLPVIGTINDLIKSGDKITSIEAVLSGTLNFVFNNYDGKRTFSEVVAQAQKEGYTEPDPRLDLSGTDVARKILILAREAGYPLQFDEIENIGFLPAACMEGSVDHFYEKLTEYESHFKSLFDDAQKEGKILKYTAEFKEGKAKVGLQHVAPGSDLFHLYGKDNIVIFKTLRYSEQPLVIKGAGAGAEVTASGIFADIIRSV from the coding sequence ATGAAAATCTTAAAATTCGGCGGAACATCAGTCGCCAATTCTCAGAATATCCTGTTAGTGGAAAACATTATCAAAAAGGAATCTTCAAAAGACAATATTGTAGTCATTGTATCAGCACTTCATGGGGTAACAGATCTTCTTATTAACGCCGCAGAATATGCAGCTGTTAAAAATGAAGATTATTTGCAACTGCTTAAAAATGCGGAAGAAAAACATATGACCCTAGTCAAGGAACTTATTCCTGTTTTAGAGCAAAGTTCTTTACTAAGCTTTGTTAAAAAACACTTCAACGATCTGGAAGATCTATACGCCGGAATTTTTGTTCTTGGAGAGCTTACTCCAAGAATCAAGGATAAAATTGCCTCCTATGGAGAATTCCTGTCATCCAGTATTATTGCGGCAAGGCTTCAGCATCAGGAACTGGATTGTTTATGGATGAATGTTTCAGAACTTATCAAAACCGATAGCACTTTCACTCATGCGAAAGTAAATTTCAGCGCCAGTGAAAGCAATATCAAAAATTATATCAACAAGCATCAGAATCGTATCCTGATAGGTCCTGGTTTTATAGCCAGTGACGAAAAAGGCCATACAACAACATTAGGACGTGGTGGTTCAGATTATACGGCTGCTATAATTGCTGCTGCTATTCAGGCCGAGGAACTTCAGATATGGACAGATGTAAGCGGTATGATGACTGCAGACCCTCGCTTGGCTTCTTATGCAAAACCCATCGCAGAAATCTCCTATCATGAAGCTATGGAGCTTTCTCATTTTGGAGCAAAAGTTATTTATCCACCATCTATTCAACCTGTGATGGTAAAAAATATTACGCTTAAAATTAAAAACACCTTTGATCCGGAAGCGCAGGGAACATTAGTATCCCATAATCTGGAAATTTCGGAAAATGAGAAACATGAGGTAGCAGTAGGAATCTCAAATCTGAGTCATATTGCCCTTCTAACGTTGGAAGGCAGCGGAATGATAGGAATTCCAGGAATTTCTGCAAAACTTTTTCAGTGTCTGAGTCAGGAAAAAATAAATGTTATACTAATTACACAGGGATCTTCGGAACATTCCATTACCATAGCTATTCACGAAAAGGATAGGTTAACCGCTGAAAATACAATTAATGCATCTTTTGCAGATGATATCAATTTAAAAAGAGTTACTCCTGTTACTATTGAAACTGGCCTTTCCATAGTAGCATTGGTAGGAGAAAACATGAAAAGCAGAAGTGGTGTAAGTGCTAAAATGTTTGGATGTCTTGGCAATAATGGAATCAATATCAGAACCATTGCCCAAGGCTCATCAGAAAGAAACATCAGCGTTGTTATTGCTGAAAAAGATACCAGAAAAGCAGTAAATGTTCTTCATGAAGAATTTTTCGAATCAGCAATAAAACAAATCCATCTTTATATCTGCGGAACAGGAAATGTAGGGACCAAGCTTATCCAGCAGATCTATAACCAAAATCAATATCTGAGAGAAAACCACTTTATCAATTTAAGAATTGCAGGTTTATCTAACAGCCGAAAAATGATCTTTGCAGACAAAGGTCTTTCCGAGGAAGAATATATCAACTGGAATGAATCAGGTATTGAAGCATCAGCTCAAAAATTTGCCGAAGAAATCATAGCCCGTAATGTAAGAAACTCTGTCTTTGTTGATATCACTGCAAGTTCTGAAATTCCCGAAGTATATGAAGACCTCTTGAAAAGGAGTATCAATATTGTAGCCTGTAATAAAATTGCTGCTTCATCAGCTTTTAAAACATATGTAACCTTAAAGAATACCGCAAGAAACCACAACTGTAACTTTCACTTTGAAACCAATGTAGGAGCCGGACTTCCAGTAATAGGAACCATTAATGATCTTATTAAAAGTGGTGATAAAATAACTTCTATTGAAGCTGTACTCAGCGGAACATTAAACTTTGTATTCAATAACTATGACGGAAAAAGAACATTTTCCGAAGTAGTCGCTCAGGCACAAAAAGAAGGTTATACAGAACCAGATCCAAGGCTGGACCTTTCCGGAACAGATGTGGCAAGAAAGATTTTGATCCTTGCCAGAGAAGCCGGATATCCACTTCAGTTTGACGAAATTGAAAATATAGGATTTCTACCTGCAGCTTGTATGGAAGGCAGTGTAGATCATTTTTATGAAAAACTTACAGAATATGAAAGTCATTTTAAATCTCTATTTGACGATGCTCAAAAAGAAGGAAAAATATTGAAGTATACTGCAGAATTTAAAGAGGGGAAAGCTAAGGTAGGATTACAGCATGTGGCTCCGGGAAGCGATCTGTTTCATCTTTATGGAAAGGATAATATTGTCATCTTTAAAACCTTAAGATACTCCGAACAGCCATTGGTCATCAAAGGAGCCGGTGCAGGAGCTGAGGTCACTGCCAGTGGTATTTTCGCAGACATCATCCGTTCAGTTTAA
- a CDS encoding homoserine kinase, whose translation MKKVNLKIPATVANLVCGFDILGMAVNEPYDEMEIRLLETPEIIIKHKDSFGLPEKPDKNVAGVVLLKIQEHFNLKNGFEVIIHKHIKPGSGLGSSAASAAGAAMGANIVLGNILSKDEMIHFAMFGEELASGVRHADNIAPCIYGGITLVKSTDPIDIIPLNTPDLFVTAVHPQVEVKTSDSRQILKKNITLKSAVEQWANIAGLVAGIQKNDFALIGRSLNDVIIEPVRSILIPKFDEIKSKSLELGALGGGISGSGPSIFMLAENRQTAENIADMMKTIYDEINIDNFVYVSKINPMGIEIIEEQKLD comes from the coding sequence ATGAAAAAAGTAAATTTAAAAATTCCTGCTACTGTTGCCAATCTGGTATGTGGATTTGATATACTGGGAATGGCTGTTAATGAACCTTATGATGAAATGGAAATCCGCTTATTGGAAACTCCAGAAATTATCATCAAACACAAAGATTCTTTTGGACTCCCTGAAAAGCCAGATAAAAATGTTGCCGGAGTTGTACTTTTAAAAATTCAGGAGCACTTCAACTTAAAGAATGGCTTTGAAGTTATTATTCATAAACATATAAAACCGGGAAGCGGCCTAGGTTCCAGTGCAGCTAGTGCTGCCGGAGCTGCTATGGGAGCTAATATCGTATTAGGAAACATTCTATCAAAGGACGAAATGATACATTTTGCTATGTTCGGAGAAGAACTCGCTTCCGGTGTGCGGCATGCAGACAATATTGCTCCCTGCATCTATGGAGGAATTACTTTGGTGAAATCTACAGATCCTATTGATATTATTCCATTAAATACGCCCGATTTATTTGTTACGGCTGTACATCCTCAGGTTGAAGTCAAAACATCTGATTCAAGACAGATTTTAAAGAAAAATATCACTTTAAAAAGTGCCGTTGAACAATGGGCGAATATTGCAGGGCTTGTTGCCGGTATTCAGAAAAATGATTTTGCACTGATTGGAAGAAGCCTCAACGATGTCATTATAGAACCTGTACGAAGCATTTTAATTCCAAAATTTGATGAAATTAAATCAAAAAGTCTTGAGCTTGGGGCTCTGGGAGGCGGAATTTCAGGATCAGGACCTTCTATTTTCATGCTGGCAGAAAATAGACAAACAGCTGAAAATATTGCTGACATGATGAAAACCATATATGATGAGATCAATATAGATAATTTCGTCTATGTCTCAAAAATTAACCCAATGGGAATAGAAATTATTGAAGAACAAAAATTAGATTAA
- the thrC gene encoding threonine synthase, which yields MKYYNLKGREENVDFRTATIKGQGKDKGLFFPENIPYFEEEFIQNLHQYSDEEIAYQCMKDFIGEEIPSEILKKIVAETISFEIPLKKISDEISILELFHGPTLAFKDIGAGFMSRCLSYFLENQQKKVTVLVATSGDTGGAVAHGFYDLPGIDVVILYPKNRVSPVQEKQLTALGKNIYALEVDGSFDDCQSLVKQAFSNKEINNQLFLTSANSINVARWLPQQIYYLLALKQWQSKESKEAPVICVPSGNFGNLCAGILAHLRGLPAEHFIAACNANDIIPEYLKTKNYNPKKAVATLSNAMDVGDPSNFIRILELFNNEFDLLKNKISGYSVDDKVTIQTIREVYNRYHYILDPHSAVAFASLDEYINENPGKKGFILGTAHPVKFPDAVENAIHTKIQIPQSLNDLMKKEKKTVEINSDFEELKRFLLNKN from the coding sequence ATGAAGTATTATAATTTAAAAGGCAGGGAAGAAAATGTTGATTTCAGAACTGCAACCATAAAAGGACAGGGAAAAGATAAAGGATTATTCTTTCCCGAAAACATTCCTTACTTCGAAGAAGAATTCATTCAAAATCTTCACCAATATTCTGATGAGGAGATCGCTTATCAATGTATGAAAGATTTTATTGGAGAGGAAATTCCTTCAGAAATTCTTAAGAAAATTGTTGCTGAAACTATTAGTTTTGAAATTCCTTTGAAAAAAATAAGTGATGAGATTTCGATTCTGGAACTTTTTCATGGCCCTACTCTCGCATTTAAAGATATTGGGGCCGGATTTATGAGCAGATGTCTCTCTTATTTTTTAGAAAATCAACAGAAAAAAGTTACTGTTTTAGTAGCTACTTCCGGAGATACTGGTGGAGCTGTTGCCCATGGATTCTATGATCTTCCAGGTATTGATGTTGTTATTCTTTATCCAAAAAACAGAGTAAGCCCAGTTCAGGAAAAGCAACTTACTGCATTAGGAAAAAATATTTACGCATTAGAAGTTGATGGCAGCTTTGATGATTGCCAAAGTTTGGTAAAGCAAGCCTTCTCCAATAAAGAAATCAATAATCAATTATTTCTTACATCTGCCAATTCTATCAATGTTGCCAGATGGCTTCCACAGCAGATCTATTATCTGTTGGCTCTAAAGCAATGGCAATCGAAAGAAAGTAAAGAAGCTCCGGTCATCTGTGTTCCAAGTGGAAATTTCGGTAATTTATGTGCTGGAATTTTAGCCCATCTTCGAGGACTCCCTGCAGAACATTTTATTGCAGCCTGCAATGCTAATGATATAATTCCTGAATATTTAAAAACTAAAAATTACAATCCTAAAAAAGCTGTAGCTACTTTATCCAATGCTATGGATGTAGGAGATCCCAGCAATTTTATTAGAATTCTCGAACTTTTCAATAATGAATTTGATCTTTTGAAAAATAAGATTTCCGGGTATTCCGTGGACGATAAAGTGACTATACAAACGATTAGGGAAGTTTACAACAGGTATCATTATATTCTCGATCCTCACAGTGCAGTGGCATTTGCTTCTCTCGATGAATATATTAATGAAAATCCAGGTAAAAAGGGATTCATTCTAGGAACAGCACATCCAGTGAAATTTCCTGATGCAGTAGAAAATGCTATTCACACAAAAATTCAAATTCCTCAAAGCTTAAATGACTTAATGAAAAAGGAGAAAAAAACTGTAGAAATAAATTCAGATTTTGAAGAATTAAAGCGATTTTTGCTTAATAAAAATTAA
- the folB gene encoding dihydroneopterin aldolase — protein MSKIYLEDVKIYAYHGVLPEENIIGTYYILNAELHTDLWKAAESDDLNDTISYADINDILHQEMKIKSKLLENVAGRIIIKIHDRFPQIDYIKLKLTKTAPPMKGEMKGASIELEKSFKPEN, from the coding sequence ATGAGTAAGATATATCTTGAAGATGTAAAAATATATGCCTACCACGGGGTATTACCTGAGGAAAATATTATTGGCACCTATTATATTTTAAATGCAGAACTTCATACCGATTTGTGGAAGGCAGCAGAATCTGATGACCTGAATGATACCATAAGCTATGCAGATATCAATGATATTCTTCATCAGGAAATGAAAATTAAATCTAAGCTGCTGGAAAATGTTGCAGGAAGAATTATTATAAAAATACATGACCGTTTTCCACAAATCGACTATATCAAGCTTAAACTTACCAAAACAGCACCACCCATGAAGGGTGAAATGAAAGGTGCAAGTATTGAACTGGAAAAAAGTTTTAAACCGGAAAATTAA
- a CDS encoding DUF4403 family protein — MKFIKILFLAAFINAFGQTGVDNQLASYNFPKIKSSITMPVTIPLSELSNMVNASVKDLIYQDDSYTDNNNDQFKVKVWKTRPIRLVGGTSQNLLIEVPLKIWAEKGIGTLGVYSYQNTTFETVMSFNTTVTFKNNWTITTNTQPNGFRWVTKPVLDYGRIQIPITPIVEKSLREQQEKFCKTIDQQMATQLNFQQYAVMAWNTFAQPFNISEEYNTWLKVSPVGVTITPLKFYGNQINATLGIDIFSETFTGNKPAASPPVTSASNFNFAPTVADKFVLQTTANIPFTEASNMARKTFLNKEFDIRDSKVKVTDIRVYGVDNRIVIEAQTDGYIKGTAIVSGIPVYDETKRKIVLSDTKFKLKTMNILQKTASLLFQGKIVKMIEEEYGIPTQELEETSRKSIEDAFNKEYYKGLKMTGKVFNLKPSKILLNSTGITAVIDTNATLKLLVNGF; from the coding sequence TTGAAATTTATTAAAATATTATTTCTAGCAGCATTCATCAATGCTTTCGGCCAGACAGGTGTTGATAATCAATTGGCCAGTTATAACTTTCCAAAGATTAAATCCAGCATTACCATGCCGGTGACAATCCCACTTTCAGAGCTTAGCAATATGGTAAACGCCTCTGTAAAAGATCTCATTTACCAGGATGATTCTTATACAGACAACAATAACGACCAATTTAAAGTAAAAGTTTGGAAAACCAGACCTATTCGTCTAGTTGGAGGAACCAGCCAAAATCTTCTCATTGAAGTTCCTTTAAAAATATGGGCCGAGAAAGGGATTGGAACTCTGGGCGTTTATTCTTATCAGAATACTACTTTTGAAACCGTAATGTCCTTTAATACAACCGTTACATTTAAAAACAACTGGACAATTACCACCAATACTCAGCCCAACGGCTTCCGATGGGTAACGAAACCTGTACTGGATTATGGAAGAATACAAATTCCGATCACCCCTATTGTCGAGAAAAGCCTAAGAGAACAACAGGAAAAATTCTGTAAAACCATTGACCAGCAGATGGCTACTCAACTAAATTTCCAGCAATATGCTGTTATGGCCTGGAATACGTTTGCTCAGCCATTCAATATTTCAGAAGAATACAATACCTGGCTGAAGGTAAGCCCGGTGGGCGTTACTATCACTCCTTTAAAATTTTATGGAAATCAGATCAATGCAACCCTTGGAATTGATATTTTTTCGGAAACTTTTACCGGAAATAAACCTGCAGCCTCACCTCCTGTAACTTCAGCAAGTAATTTTAATTTTGCTCCAACTGTTGCAGATAAATTCGTGTTACAGACTACAGCCAATATTCCTTTTACGGAAGCCAGTAATATGGCCAGAAAAACATTTTTAAATAAAGAATTTGACATCAGAGATTCCAAAGTAAAAGTGACAGACATCAGAGTTTACGGTGTTGATAACAGAATTGTTATTGAAGCACAGACAGATGGCTATATCAAAGGAACTGCTATAGTTTCAGGAATTCCTGTATATGATGAAACTAAAAGAAAAATTGTTTTATCTGATACGAAGTTCAAGCTTAAAACAATGAATATACTTCAAAAAACGGCTTCTCTTCTCTTTCAGGGGAAAATTGTGAAAATGATTGAAGAAGAATACGGCATACCAACTCAGGAATTAGAAGAGACATCCAGAAAAAGTATTGAAGATGCTTTCAACAAAGAATATTATAAAGGATTAAAGATGACCGGAAAGGTATTTAACCTGAAACCAAGCAAAATCCTTCTCAACAGTACAGGAATTACAGCTGTTATTGATACTAATGCTACCTTAAAACTACTTGTAAACGGATTTTAA
- a CDS encoding RDD family protein yields the protein MKRILNIVEYNKASLWIRLANNFIDVIIIYIINYLLSIICNFLYKITSIEFFYFYSNGSILWSFFIGNFNYCLYYFLMENYFDGKTVSKYITGTKVISTDGTKPTTQQITYRTLSRIVPFDGLSFLGINGWHDSWSDTRVINLKNYMSEIQAKSEIDSLGEKEIA from the coding sequence ATGAAAAGAATTTTAAATATTGTTGAATACAATAAGGCCTCATTATGGATTAGGCTTGCCAATAATTTCATAGATGTTATCATCATATATATTATCAATTACCTCCTCTCTATTATCTGCAATTTTCTTTATAAAATAACTTCAATTGAGTTTTTCTACTTCTATAGTAATGGAAGCATTTTATGGAGTTTCTTTATTGGAAATTTCAACTATTGTCTTTATTATTTTCTGATGGAAAACTACTTTGATGGGAAAACCGTCTCAAAGTATATTACAGGAACCAAAGTAATCAGTACAGATGGTACAAAACCAACTACCCAACAAATTACGTACAGAACTCTTTCCAGGATTGTTCCTTTTGATGGACTATCATTTCTTGGGATAAATGGATGGCACGACAGCTGGAGTGATACACGAGTAATTAATCTGAAAAATTATATGTCTGAAATTCAAGCCAAAAGCGAAATTGACAGTCTAGGAGAGAAAGAAATTGCATAA
- a CDS encoding YMGG-like glycine zipper-containing protein yields MKKIVLAGFLSVFLLTACKKDDRTADKSLEEQKLEFQSRQLEIERQKLAIEKEKLVYEAQKKADSISETKKAKAIAENNSKPKVIRETRTVYRDRNSNSGGGNNGGYADNGNNASQGTTQKKGMSKAAKGTIIGTVGGAAAGAIIAKKNRGLGAVIGGVVGGATGYTIGRSQDRKDGRVQPRR; encoded by the coding sequence ATGAAAAAGATAGTATTAGCAGGTTTTTTATCCGTTTTCTTACTAACGGCCTGCAAGAAAGATGACAGAACTGCTGATAAATCACTGGAAGAACAGAAGCTTGAATTCCAGTCAAGGCAGCTTGAAATAGAACGACAAAAACTAGCTATTGAAAAAGAAAAGCTGGTATATGAAGCTCAGAAAAAAGCAGACAGTATCTCTGAAACCAAAAAAGCGAAAGCTATTGCTGAAAATAATTCAAAGCCTAAAGTTATAAGAGAAACCAGAACAGTATACCGTGACAGAAATTCTAATTCAGGGGGCGGAAATAACGGTGGATATGCGGACAATGGAAACAATGCTTCACAGGGAACTACTCAGAAAAAAGGAATGAGTAAAGCTGCTAAAGGTACTATTATTGGTACTGTAGGTGGTGCAGCTGCAGGAGCAATCATTGCTAAGAAAAACAGAGGTCTTGGTGCTGTAATCGGAGGTGTGGTAGGTGGGGCTACCGGATATACTATCGGTAGATCGCAAGACAGAAAAGACGGAAGAGTACAACCAAGAAGATAA
- a CDS encoding LIC_10190 family membrane protein gives MEKFFGILFQGISGKILSGIMGISLVWTFISFFVPLNIYVEMFTVLLGLLYFFKERLYQEFYIFLKKDLFLITFISFIIIFTGAYYPYILDHFGYYIPSIKWLTEYGLIKGISNLDLTLGQMSIWHIFQAGFSNFSDPFLRINSILLVIYTIYIFERKNWIQLCFIPILLLFSQSPSPDLPVIVFSLIILNEVISGNRNTSLLFAFSVFVFAIKPTMIWLPILVLLYNIFIFKSDLKKLLFGGLILLLFFIKNIWTFGYPVFPVSIGDFGFIWKPNPEILKTSSQYAILKTYDMQYSYEEIQKFSTLDHIKNWFFLKGIKSKINILFILSLFIFLVFAWVKKKKLITLIFISVLIKSALILVFSAQYRFFMDVFFVLFFILFHEYVNKRKSIATFSMLSLFFISLLSFPSIIQHYIPSFQLGNFMVGFHKKQLFQPSVYEYHQFNRFKVGNLKFNVSKSYPYNFETPLPSISESFIFDDVKAGIFPQPIDENNIGKGFIWKRMSYKEEKEAKAVINTIENIYK, from the coding sequence ATGGAAAAATTCTTTGGAATTTTATTTCAGGGAATCTCCGGAAAAATACTTTCGGGAATCATGGGGATAAGTCTTGTTTGGACTTTCATTTCTTTTTTTGTTCCCTTAAATATTTATGTAGAAATGTTTACGGTCTTATTAGGTCTACTCTACTTTTTTAAAGAAAGACTTTATCAGGAATTTTATATATTTCTAAAAAAAGATCTCTTTTTAATAACATTCATTTCCTTTATTATAATATTTACCGGAGCCTACTACCCTTATATATTAGATCATTTCGGATATTATATTCCCTCTATTAAATGGTTGACAGAATATGGGCTTATCAAGGGAATTTCCAATCTGGATCTTACTTTAGGACAAATGTCAATCTGGCATATTTTTCAGGCCGGTTTCTCAAATTTTTCAGATCCTTTTCTGAGAATTAATTCGATTTTACTGGTAATTTATACCATTTATATATTTGAAAGAAAAAACTGGATTCAGCTATGTTTCATTCCTATATTATTACTCTTTTCACAGTCACCCAGCCCTGACCTTCCTGTTATTGTCTTTTCTTTAATTATTTTAAATGAAGTTATATCCGGAAATAGAAATACCAGTCTTCTTTTTGCCTTTTCTGTCTTTGTTTTTGCTATAAAGCCAACCATGATTTGGCTGCCAATACTGGTTCTTCTTTATAATATTTTTATTTTTAAATCAGATTTAAAAAAGCTGTTATTCGGAGGTCTCATTTTATTGTTATTCTTTATTAAAAATATCTGGACATTTGGATATCCTGTATTCCCGGTATCTATAGGAGATTTTGGTTTCATTTGGAAACCCAATCCTGAGATATTGAAAACCTCTTCACAATATGCGATTCTGAAAACTTATGACATGCAGTATTCGTATGAAGAAATCCAAAAGTTTTCCACATTAGATCATATAAAAAACTGGTTCTTCCTGAAGGGTATCAAATCAAAAATCAATATTCTTTTTATATTAAGCTTATTTATTTTTTTGGTATTTGCTTGGGTAAAGAAAAAGAAACTCATCACCTTGATCTTTATTTCCGTGTTGATAAAAAGCGCACTTATACTAGTCTTTTCAGCCCAATACAGATTTTTCATGGATGTATTTTTTGTTTTATTTTTTATTTTATTTCATGAATATGTAAATAAAAGAAAATCCATTGCTACTTTTTCTATGCTCAGTTTATTTTTTATTTCATTATTATCTTTTCCCAGTATTATTCAACATTATATTCCAAGTTTTCAACTGGGGAATTTCATGGTTGGATTTCATAAGAAACAGCTTTTTCAGCCATCAGTTTATGAATATCATCAATTCAATCGTTTTAAGGTTGGGAACTTAAAGTTTAATGTTTCCAAAAGCTATCCTTACAACTTTGAAACCCCTCTTCCCTCTATCTCCGAGAGTTTTATTTTTGACGATGTAAAAGCAGGAATTTTCCCTCAGCCTATTGATGAAAATAACATAGGTAAAGGATTCATCTGGAAAAGAATGAGTTACAAAGAGGAAAAAGAAGCAAAAGCAGTTATTAATACTATCGAAAATATTTATAAATAG